TCAAGCTGGTTCCCAACGACAAGGCCAGCAGCGAGAACGCCCCCGACTTCCGCCTCCAGGCCGCCGGCCACGACATCGGCGCGGCGTGGAACAAGACCAGCGAGGCCGGGCGGGAATACAAGTCCGTGACCCTCGACGATCCTTCGTTCCCGGCTCCGGTCTATGCCCGCCTGATCGAAGGCGAGGACGGCACGCACGACCTGATCTGGTCGCGCAGCAAGCCCCAGGCGGCGTGACCGCCGCAGCGCCCCGCCCACCGCGGCGGGGCGCTGTGCTGCTGTTCGCAGCACATCACCGCGTCACGCGCGCGGTTTTGCCGCATCGCGTTCCTTCAACACCGCCTCCAGCTCCTGGCGCACCTGCGCCAGCAGCTCGTCGGCCTTGTGCGGGCTGTCGCCCGCGTAGGCCAGCGTCAGCAGCGTGAGCGGGTGGATCTCCATCACCTCGCACAGCTCGGCCAGCTTATGCAGGGTCGGGCTTTTCAGGTCGCGTTCGAGGGTGCTCATATAGGTGCGGCTGGACACGTCAGAGAAGGCTTCCTGGCTCAAGCCACGCGCCTTTCTAACGATCTTCAACGCCTTCGCCAATGAGTTCCCAGCCGCCACCTATGGTTTCCCTCGAAAAACCAAGATGACAGCCCATTGCGCCCTATAGGACTACAATCTATAGTGTTCATTTGGTGTTCTACGTTTTTGTGCCTTTACGGAAATCCGCATCGGCGGATTCCAGCAAAGCCACGCAAGCGCATCCGTGCTTGCGCACGGAGGCGTAAATCCGGTTTGACGGTTCTGCGCTTGGGCGTGAAACCGTATCCGTGCATCATTGGATTTGTGGGATTGCCGACCATGTCCCAGCCACTCGCCACCGCCCCGGAGCGCGCGCAACTGCTCGCCAACGGCGAGGCCCGCGCCGCTGGCCGGGCCATCGACCCGGTGCCCGTGGTGCGGCTGTTCACGCCGGACGCGCATGTGACCTGGCTGCTGGCCGCGCTCGATCCCGCCGATGGCGACACTGCCTGGGGACTCATCGACTTGGGAATCGGGATGCCGGCGCAGGGAACCGTCAAGCTGTCCGAGCTGGCCGGCATCGTCGGGCCGCGCCAGCAGCCCGTGATGCGCGACCTCTATTTCCGCCCCACGCGCACGCTGTCGGAATACACCCGGCTGGCCGAGCGCGACGGAGCAATCCCGGACTGACTACGGCCTACTGTGACTTTTTCAGTCTGGTGTCATACCGGGTAAGTCTCAATCGAGATTCTTGCGGCGTAGCCCCACCAGTCTGACCCAAATAGACATGATGTTTGGCGCGGGCTGCGGCAGGCTGGCCTGTACAGCGCCCCACATCGGGGCACTGCCGCCGCAGCATTGAGACGAATACCGCAACGCATCGGAGCCAATCGGTCTTGACAGCCCCATCCGCCTCTTTAACTCATGACTTTCTGACGATGGCGATGTAGCGCGTAGCCCTGCCGTGGCGGCCAGTCCTGTTCGCAGGGAGGTGGCGTCATGGTCGATCGCAGCGCCGAGCACTGGTATCCGACTGCCGCGTATCTGTACGTGCTGCATCTGGATGGCCTTGCGCTCGCCTGGGAGTACCTGCGCAGGTATCCCGACTACCGGCTCGACTGGCTGCGCCGTCATCGCCGGCCTGAAGCAGCGCATCGCTGGGGTTTGCGCCTGCTGGAAGACCCGATGCTGGATGCGCGTGACGCGCATCCAGCTTGGCTACCTGGTCATGCCGCCGTAGTGCAGCTCTACCCCGATGCTGATCCACCGCAGGATGCAACCGCCTTCGCGTTCTGGCGCATCCCCGGTCACAAACAACTGTTCCACGATGGCAAGAAGCTGGCGCTGATCGCGAGCAGCCCAGGCCATTGCCTGCGCTTTGCGCTGGCGCCCGGCTTGGAAGACGGCATGGCCGTCGCCTATGCCCAGCGGGGCAGCACTGCCGCGCCTGCGCGCGGTCATGCGCCCGGCGCGACCTTCGCCGCCACCAAGCCGCGGCCAACACCTTCCACGCTGTTGGAGCTGCACACCTTGCAGGCGCTCGACGCGACCCTGGCGGGCGCATCCTTGCGCGATGTCGGCGAAGGGCTGTTCGGTGCCGAGGCCGTGGCCGATTGGTACAGCGATGGCGGCCTGCGCTCCAAGGTGCGCCGCCTGGTGCGGCGCGGCGATGCGCTGATGCGCGGCGGCTATCGCCGGTTAGCACAGCTTCCGCCGCTTGAGAAGGGTCGTTTTGATGCGGACGCAAAACGGCCCTGATCGGAAACCTCTCGCTTCTTGAGACTGCCTCCATCCGGTCGCGCTGTGTGGCCGGGCGTTTTCAAACGATGGAGGTTCACACCATGCGTCCCGCTCCTTTGCGGCCTGCCGCCACTGTCTCGACCGCTGCCGCGCAACCTCAACGCTATCTCACCAACGACGAAGCCGCCGAGTACCTACGCCTATCGCCGCGCACGCTGGAAAAGCAGCGCGTGATCGGCGGCGGCCCGCGCTTTCGCAAGTTCGGCAGACGCGTCATGTACGCCGTGGCCGACCTCGATGCCTGGGCCGCCGACCGCAGCTTCGAGACGACTTCCGATCCCGAATACGCCGAGCACCACTCGGCCGACAGCCGTGCGTGCTGATCGGCGGCGCGCGGCAGGCCATCGCCATGTCCAGCACCGTGCTGCCGTCCCGGCAGCGGCCGTTGCAGGAGCGCGAACAGCTCGACCTGTTCCGCGCCTTGCCCGGCGACATGGCGCCGCGCGACAGCCAGGACTTGATGGCCTATCCGTTCTTCTCGCTCGGCAAGTCGAAGCGGGTCAAGCCCATCGACTTCCGTGCGGGCAACGTGACGATTCGCGTGGAAGGCACGGCCGAGCACGGCATCGCCACGATTTGGGATGCGGACGTGCTGATATGGGCGGCCTCGCAGATCGTGGAGGCGAAGGACGCGGGCTTGCGGCCATCGCGGCTGATGCGCGCCACACCCTACGAGATCCTGCGCTTCATCGGGCGCGGCAAGTCGCTGCGCGACTACCAGCGCCTCAAGGCCGCGCTCGACCGGCTGCAATCGACCACGGTGGCCACGTCCATCCGCGAGACGACCGGGCGGCGCCTGCACCGCTTCTCGTGGATCAACGAATGGAAGGAACTGGCCGATGCCAGCGGCACGCCGCTGGGCATCGAACTGATCCTGCCGGACTGGTTCTACGCGGGCGTGCTCGATGCCGCCCTGGTGCTGACCATCGACCCGGCGTATTTCCGGCTGACCGGCGGCATCGAGCGGTGGCTGTACCGCCTGGTGCGCAAGCACGGCGGCAAGCAGACATACGGCTGGCAGTTCGACTTTCGCTACCTGCACCAGAAATCCGGCAGCACCGCCAAGCCCTACGACTTCGCCTGCGATCTGCGCGCGCTCGTTGCGCGTCAGTCGCTGCCCGGCTACGTCCTGAGCATCGAGCGGATGCCCGACAACGGCATGGAGCTGCTGACCTTCCGGCCCGTGCCGCATACGGCACGGGGATAACTCGGGAAAAGCCTGTGGATGGTGTCGTGCTATCAGGCGTGCGGGGTATCGTGCTATCAGGCGTGGGACTATCGTGCTATCAGGCGTGCCGATGGGCTGCAAACCCGTGTCAGTGTTGGGTTTGCGCGCCCTCTAACTTCCCTAACTTAATTTCTCTAACTTTTAGTAGAGAAACGCCGCTGCGGTGGATAACCACCGCGCGGCCACAAGCGCAGCAGCAAGAGCCCGGCTTTCCAGCACGGAGGGCCGCGCCATGATCGTCGCTCTGCTCAACCAGAAAGGCGGCGTGGGCAAGACCACGCTCGCCACGCACATCGCCGGCGAGCTTGCGATGCGCGGTCAGCACGTCGTTCTGCTGGACGCCGACCCGCAGGGTTCATCGCTGGACTGGACACAGCGCAGAAGCCAGCAAGGCTTGCCAAGGCTTTTCAGCGCCGTGGGCCTCGCACGCGAAACGCTGCACCAAGAGGCGCCAGAACTCGCTAGGCGAGCCGATCACGTCATCATCGACGGCCCGCCACGCATCGCGGCACTGGCGCGCTCCGCGCTGCTGGCGGCCGAGCGCGTGCTGATCCCCGTGCAGCCCAGCCCTTACGACCTGTGGGCCAGCGCCGAAATGGTGGCGCTGATCCGCGAGGCGCAGGTGTTTCGGCCTGCGCTGCGTGCGGCCTTCGTCATCAATCGGCGCGTCAGTACCACCGTGATCGGGCGCGAAGCGCGCCAGGCACTCGCCGACCAGCCGCTTCCTGCGCTGCGCGCGGAAGTGCATCAGCGCATCGTGTTTGCCGACAGCGTGGCCGCTGGCCGGCTTGCGCGCGAGACGGCGCCGGACAGCGCCGCCGCGCGCGAAATCACCGCGCTAGTGGACGAACTGCTGCGGTGGCCGACATGACCGCGAGGCCGCCACCGAACAGCAAGCGCACGGCAAAGCGCGTCGGTATCGGCGCGCGTCCGCCCGCGAATCCGCACGCCGAGGCGTGGATTCGTCAGGGCGACGCCATTGCGCTGAACAAGGGCGACCTCTACACCGCCCGCCTGACCCTCGACATCACGCCCGCGCTGCGCGCGCGCATCAAGGTGTCGGCCTTCACGCAAGGCGTGACCGTGGCCGATCTGCTGCGTGGCCTGCTGGAGCGTGAGTTTCCAGAGCATCTCCGGGAGAACACACCATGACCGCATCTGCTTCGCCTGCTGCTGGCTCGGCCACGGCTGCGCTCGCAGCACCTTCCGGCCAGCCTGCCAGCGCGCCGTTGACGCGCGTGGCACTGGCCTACATCGAACCGCGCTTCAAGCTCTACCTGCGCTTCGGCGAACCTGCGCGCACGCATCAACTCGACCGCTGGCGGCGCTGCGCGGTGTTCCAGCCGGGCGCCATGTTCTGCCGCATCCGCTGGCAGGCCAACGACTACGGCACGATTCGCTGGCAGCTCATGGTGATGCAGGCTTGCACGCCGCTCGATGCGGCGCAGCGCATTCCCGGCGTGCAGCCGGGCGCGCGCCTGCTGCTGCACGCCGAGGGCGAGAATCAGGTGCGCGCCGTGCTGGAGCGCATCGACGCCATCGAGGCGCTGGGCATCGCGCCTGTCGGTACCTCGCCCGTGTACTGGCGCACGCTCGCCAACCGGCTCGCTGCGCGCCTGCCGCTGCCCGAATACACCGCCGAGCGGCACGCCGCCTGGCTGACCGGGAGGGCGCTGCCATGACCGCCGTTTCGACTGCCGGCACCGCGCCGCGTCCTCGCTCGCGCCTGCGCGCTCGCATCGTGCTGGCGGGCCTCTCCGCCTGCGGCCTCGCTGCGCTGGCCTGGGCGTCCTTCGTGCATCCGCTGCCGCGCCTGATCTACAACCCGTCCGACAGCGTGGCGGTCGGCTGGTATCGCGTCGATCCGCTGGGCGACGGCACCGGCTCGCTGCCACGTTCCTTCTCCGTGGGCAGCATCGTCCTGACCACGCTGCCGCCAGACGCTGCCGCGCTGGCCGCGCAGCGAGGCTACCTGCCGGCGCGCGTGCCGCTGCTCAAGCGCGTGGGCGCCGCCGCGCCGCAGGAGGTGTGCATCACTGGCCGCATCGTCCGCATCGACGGCGTGCCTTCGGCCGCCGTACTGCCTGCTGATCGCTGGGGCCGGCCGCTGCCATCCCGGCAGCAATGCCGTCGCCTTCAACCCGGCGAACTGTTCCTGCTCAGCGTGACCAACCCGGCGTCGTTCGACAGCCGGTATTTCGGGCCGGTCAACGCATCCGCCGTGCTCGGCGTCGCGCATCCGGTTTGGCTGGAGTCTCGTCCATGATGGCCGCCGATTCGCTGCACGTCGCCGTGCACCTCATCGTGCCATCGGGCGTGTCGTTCTGCTGTTCGTCGCCGTGTCGTCGCGCGTGCAGTGCGGGTGCATTCGCACCGCACTTCGCGCTGCCTTCGACGCAGCCGTCCAACGTGCAGTCGTCTTGCTTCGAACGCGCCCGGCCTGCGGCCGTGCCCGCGTTCGCCGGCGCGCTGGCTGCTCACGCAGCAGCGCCGCCGGGCCGCCGCTGCCCGGAGCGACAGCGAGGGGCAAAGGCGGAAGGCAAGACAAAAGGACGCGGCACCGGGCCGCGTCGAAAGTCAGTCTGCACATGGGGGTTGCGCGGCACGCAGCGGCTTCGCCGCCGTGCCGCTTGTGGCGCGAGGCCCGCGCCGATGCAGGCATGTCCGCGTGCTTCGCACGACCGAACACGCCAGAGCTTGCAGAGGGCATAACAATGACCGACCGCCGCGACGACGATTTCCGCATCCGACCCAGCGCCCCGAAGAACCGGGGCCAGGGCTTCGTCTCCAAGGTGCTCAAGCAGGCAGGCAAGGCCAGCGGAGGCAAGTCCTCGGTGCGCCGTCCGGCGTCGGCGCGTGGCACCGGCCAGCGGCCCGGCTCGCGCCTCGGGCGGGGCCATACGGCGGCGCGCTTCGCGGGGGCGAAGCTCACGCCCATGTCGCGGCGCGTGACCATCAAGACGCTGCTGGTCAACCAGCGCCAGGCCAGCCCGCAGTCGCTCGCCAAGCACCTGCGCTACATCGAGCGCGATGGCGTGGGCCGCGATGGCGAGCCGGGCCAATCCTACGGGCCGCAGACCGATGCGGCCGACCTCGACGCCTTCAAGGAACGCTGTGCCGACGACCGACACCATTTCCGCTTCATCCTCTCGCCCGAGGATGGCACGGAACTCGAAGACCTGCGCACCTACACGCGGCACCTCATGGGTCGCATGGAAGCCGACCTGGGCACGGGCATCGATTGGGTGGCCGTCAACCACTGGAACACCGACAACCCGCACACGCACATCGTCGTGCGCGGGCGCGACGATACCGGCAAAGACCTCATCATCGCCGGCGACTACATCGCCGATGGTTTCCGCCATCGCGCCGCCGAGCTGGCGACCGAATGGCTGGGGCCGCGCACCGAGCTGGAGATCCAGCAGACCTTGCAGCGCGAGGTGGAACAAGAGCGGTGGACGAGCCTGGATCGCACGCTCAAGCGCGAGCTGGGCGACGATGGCCTGGTGCATGTCGAACGGCTCAACGAACCGCGCCTGCAACGCCAGCGCCTGCTGCTGATCGGCCGGCTGCAACGCTTGCAGCGCCTGGGCCTGGCCGACGAAATGCAGCCCGGCACCTGGGCCGTCCATGCCGACGCTGAAAAGACCCTGCGCGCCCTGGGCGAGCGTGGCGACATCATCCGCACCATGCAGCGGGCCATGCACGGCGAGCCGCGCGAACTGGCGGTGTTCGAGCCGGGAGATGACGGCCGAACCATCCTCGGCCGCGTGGCCGCGAAGGGGCTGGCCGACGAGCTGCGAGACCGGGGCTATTTGGTCATCGACGGGGTGGATGGCAAGGCCCACTACGTCGCGCTTAACGCCCGCGACGAGCTGGCGAACTACCCAGCCGGTGCCGTGGTGGAGGTGAAGGGATCGGCCAACGTGCGCGCCGCCGACAAGAACATCGCCGCACTGGCGAGCGGTGGCCTGTACCGCACCGATCATCACCTCGCCATCGCGCAGGGTCAGGCCGTTCCCGGCCGCGATCCGCAGGAAGTCGTCGCGGCCCACGTCCGCCGCCTCGAAGCCCTGCGCCGTGCCGGCATTGTGGAGCGCGTGGCCGAGGGGCTATGGAAGGTGCCGGGCGACCTGCCCGAGCAGGGCCGCCGCTACGACGCGCAGCGCCTGGGCGGCGTGGCCGTTGCACTGAAATCGCACCTGCCCATAGAGCGGCAAGCCCGCGTGATCGGGGCCACTTGGCTTGACCAGCAGTTGATCGGCGGCGGCTCGGGCCTGGGCGACCTGGGCTTTGGCGGCGAGGCCAAACAGGCGATGCAGCAGCGTGCCGACTTCCTGGCCGAACAGAGGCTGGCCGAGCGGCGCGGGCAGCGCGTAATCCTAGCCCAGAACCTGTTGGGCACGCTGCGCAATCGGGAATTGGCGCAGGCCGCCAAGGACATTGCGGCCGAAACCGGCTTGGAGCACCGGCCCGTGTCCGACGGCCAACGCGTGGCTGGCATCTACAGGCGTTCCGTCATGCTCGCTAGCGGGCGCTACGCGATGCTCGATGACGGCATGGGGTTCAGCCTGGTGCCGTGGAAGCCGGTGATCGAGCAGCGGTTGGGACAACAACTCGCTGCGACCATTCATAAAGGATCGGCTTCCTGGGAACTCGGAACTCGTCGAGGTATATCGATTGGATAGAAGCTAGTCTTCCGTCAACAGGTGTATCCATCCCTTGCTAGCGGCTTCCATAGAACTTTTCCACGAACGAGCGACGGTAACTCTGGTGGCAGGCTAGGCAGCTTTGCTGGGTTTTGGAGAAAGCCGCGATGACTGCTTGGCCGTCATTCCGCTGTGCAGCCTCGCCCAGGGCGGTCGCGGCGTCATGAACCTGTCCATCAAGACCCCGAAACTTTCCAGCGTCTGCCCCAAGCCAGGCAAGGATGCGCATCTTTTCCGACATGGGCGGCTCGGCATGCTTGGCAATTCGTGGTGCTAGCTCGGCGACCAGTGGCCAGTCTTCTTTGGAGATCGCGCCCGTGACGACTTGCATGTCGCGCCCGAGTCTTTCCATTATGGTACGAAGCGCCATTGGCTTTGCCGCCTCTACGGACTGCGCACCGAGTGCCGTGGCGAAGGTTGCCAAGAGCACGGACAGCGAGACTGTGAAGAACGATCTGGGTTTCAAGGGCTGGTTCACGAATTTCTCCATTGATGTTGTGACGAATGCTTTGGGTCTAACGAATGGTTGCAGGTGTCCTCAAAATTCCAAGCTCAGCGCGATCGATCCGAATGCGTGATAGCCCGCCTGCTGGTCGAACTCGCGGGTTCTCCAAACGCGCATCACGGCAAGCCGCACGCCACGTCCAGCAACGATCCATTGGCTGCTGATGCCGAGAGCTGCTTGCGCGACCCAAGGCCGCCGGCTGACATGGTGGCTATTCCGGAACATGTTTCCGTCGAGTGAGAAGTCCCAGGCGACGGCTTTACCCTCCAGGTTCAGGAAGACATGTGCCCCAGGTTTGGGCGCCAGGACCGATTGCGGCGTTGTCGTGCGCAGATCGGCAACACCAGAGGGCGGGCGGTTCTCCGCGCCAGGGCGGATCGGATAGCTGCCGAAGTCGTTCGGTATGTTCCAGCCCGCGCGAAACTCCACGCCGGTACTGGCGGCGGTTTCGATGTTTCCGACCCGCAGGGCATAGCTGCCGATCACGTCGCTGCCCCATCCAGGGCGGACCGCACCCTCCGTGTACGGCTTGAACTTGCGTTCCATGGCCATCTGAAATGCCGGCTCGTTGCGCAACTGGTTGTCCCAGCCGCGAAATCGCTCGATGCCACGCACCCGATGCACCAGATCCTGCGACTTCTCTGCCAGCGACCAGGGGCCGATCAAGCCCAGGGTTAGTTCGCGTACGTCCAGCATTTCATAGCTGGCAGCCTGTGGGTGGATTCGGCGATTCCACGCCAGGCTCAGGTAGAGCAGGCCAGCGTACGGCCGATCGTCGGGAATCAGATCGGTGCGCGTCTTGTCCTCGGGTGTGTACATAGACTGGCCAAAGCGAACGACGAGGTTCTGCGATGCCGGTTGGTCGCCGGTATCGCGCCAGAAGCCGGGATCGGCCCAGCCGATGAAGCGGGCGTACAAACCAATCGGCTGTGGCAGGCACTCGGGACGGAGCTCGCCTTGCAGATCACGTGAGACTGCTGTTAGCGCGACACCGTTGGTGTAGTTGCGGTCGGAGCCGGTGAATAGATCGTTCTCCAGGCGCAGGGTGCCACCCCGCCAGCGCAGGGATTGCCCTGGCGAGCAGGAGGGAGGATCTGCAGAGAGCGAGAAGTCGGAACCGAAAGCAGAAATCGGGCTGAACAATGCACCCGCAATCAACAAGGCGGCGCACTGCATCGGCTGCTGCACCTTGTTGCCGCGCAGGCTCCAGTGATACCCGTCGATGCCAATCATGTTGCCCTATCGCCTGCCGCCCTGTTGACGTAAAAGCGTTCGAGGGCACTAACGATTTCCTCGGCTTCGTCTACGCAGGTGAACAAGTCCAGATCGGATGGAGAGACATAGCCTTCGTCGAGCAGAAGATCGAAATCAACTACGCGACGCCAGAATGCACGGCCGACCAGCACCACCGGAATACGCTGCATCTTTTCGGTCTGGATCAAGGTGAGCACCTCGAACAGCTCATCGAGCGTTCCATAGCCACCGGGGAAGGCCACCAAGCCCTTGGCGTGCAACAAGAAGTGCATCTTGCGCAGCGCGAAATAGTGGAATCGGAACGCCAAATTTGGGCACATGTAGGGGTT
The Pseudomonas triclosanedens DNA segment above includes these coding regions:
- a CDS encoding DUF736 domain-containing protein, encoding MANIGTFTTDKDGFTGTLRTLTLNVKVKLVPNDKASSENAPDFRLQAAGHDIGAAWNKTSEAGREYKSVTLDDPSFPAPVYARLIEGEDGTHDLIWSRSKPQAA
- a CDS encoding helix-turn-helix domain-containing protein, with amino-acid sequence MAAGNSLAKALKIVRKARGLSQEAFSDVSSRTYMSTLERDLKSPTLHKLAELCEVMEIHPLTLLTLAYAGDSPHKADELLAQVRQELEAVLKERDAAKPRA
- a CDS encoding DUF2958 domain-containing protein, which translates into the protein MSQPLATAPERAQLLANGEARAAGRAIDPVPVVRLFTPDAHVTWLLAALDPADGDTAWGLIDLGIGMPAQGTVKLSELAGIVGPRQQPVMRDLYFRPTRTLSEYTRLAERDGAIPD
- a CDS encoding DUF2285 domain-containing protein, whose product is MVDRSAEHWYPTAAYLYVLHLDGLALAWEYLRRYPDYRLDWLRRHRRPEAAHRWGLRLLEDPMLDARDAHPAWLPGHAAVVQLYPDADPPQDATAFAFWRIPGHKQLFHDGKKLALIASSPGHCLRFALAPGLEDGMAVAYAQRGSTAAPARGHAPGATFAATKPRPTPSTLLELHTLQALDATLAGASLRDVGEGLFGAEAVADWYSDGGLRSKVRRLVRRGDALMRGGYRRLAQLPPLEKGRFDADAKRP
- a CDS encoding helix-turn-helix transcriptional regulator, whose amino-acid sequence is MRPAPLRPAATVSTAAAQPQRYLTNDEAAEYLRLSPRTLEKQRVIGGGPRFRKFGRRVMYAVADLDAWAADRSFETTSDPEYAEHHSADSRAC
- a CDS encoding replication initiator protein A translates to MSSTVLPSRQRPLQEREQLDLFRALPGDMAPRDSQDLMAYPFFSLGKSKRVKPIDFRAGNVTIRVEGTAEHGIATIWDADVLIWAASQIVEAKDAGLRPSRLMRATPYEILRFIGRGKSLRDYQRLKAALDRLQSTTVATSIRETTGRRLHRFSWINEWKELADASGTPLGIELILPDWFYAGVLDAALVLTIDPAYFRLTGGIERWLYRLVRKHGGKQTYGWQFDFRYLHQKSGSTAKPYDFACDLRALVARQSLPGYVLSIERMPDNGMELLTFRPVPHTARG
- the parA gene encoding ParA family partition ATPase, which codes for MIVALLNQKGGVGKTTLATHIAGELAMRGQHVVLLDADPQGSSLDWTQRRSQQGLPRLFSAVGLARETLHQEAPELARRADHVIIDGPPRIAALARSALLAAERVLIPVQPSPYDLWASAEMVALIREAQVFRPALRAAFVINRRVSTTVIGREARQALADQPLPALRAEVHQRIVFADSVAAGRLARETAPDSAAAREITALVDELLRWPT
- a CDS encoding DUF2840 domain-containing protein, producing the protein MTASASPAAGSATAALAAPSGQPASAPLTRVALAYIEPRFKLYLRFGEPARTHQLDRWRRCAVFQPGAMFCRIRWQANDYGTIRWQLMVMQACTPLDAAQRIPGVQPGARLLLHAEGENQVRAVLERIDAIEALGIAPVGTSPVYWRTLANRLAARLPLPEYTAERHAAWLTGRALP
- a CDS encoding S26 family signal peptidase; this translates as MTAVSTAGTAPRPRSRLRARIVLAGLSACGLAALAWASFVHPLPRLIYNPSDSVAVGWYRVDPLGDGTGSLPRSFSVGSIVLTTLPPDAAALAAQRGYLPARVPLLKRVGAAAPQEVCITGRIVRIDGVPSAAVLPADRWGRPLPSRQQCRRLQPGELFLLSVTNPASFDSRYFGPVNASAVLGVAHPVWLESRP
- a CDS encoding relaxase/mobilization nuclease domain-containing protein, with the translated sequence MTDRRDDDFRIRPSAPKNRGQGFVSKVLKQAGKASGGKSSVRRPASARGTGQRPGSRLGRGHTAARFAGAKLTPMSRRVTIKTLLVNQRQASPQSLAKHLRYIERDGVGRDGEPGQSYGPQTDAADLDAFKERCADDRHHFRFILSPEDGTELEDLRTYTRHLMGRMEADLGTGIDWVAVNHWNTDNPHTHIVVRGRDDTGKDLIIAGDYIADGFRHRAAELATEWLGPRTELEIQQTLQREVEQERWTSLDRTLKRELGDDGLVHVERLNEPRLQRQRLLLIGRLQRLQRLGLADEMQPGTWAVHADAEKTLRALGERGDIIRTMQRAMHGEPRELAVFEPGDDGRTILGRVAAKGLADELRDRGYLVIDGVDGKAHYVALNARDELANYPAGAVVEVKGSANVRAADKNIAALASGGLYRTDHHLAIAQGQAVPGRDPQEVVAAHVRRLEALRRAGIVERVAEGLWKVPGDLPEQGRRYDAQRLGGVAVALKSHLPIERQARVIGATWLDQQLIGGGSGLGDLGFGGEAKQAMQQRADFLAEQRLAERRGQRVILAQNLLGTLRNRELAQAAKDIAAETGLEHRPVSDGQRVAGIYRRSVMLASGRYAMLDDGMGFSLVPWKPVIEQRLGQQLAATIHKGSASWELGTRRGISIG
- a CDS encoding cytochrome c, translating into MNQPLKPRSFFTVSLSVLLATFATALGAQSVEAAKPMALRTIMERLGRDMQVVTGAISKEDWPLVAELAPRIAKHAEPPMSEKMRILAWLGADAGKFRGLDGQVHDAATALGEAAQRNDGQAVIAAFSKTQQSCLACHQSYRRSFVEKFYGSR
- a CDS encoding lipid A deacylase LpxR family protein — protein: MIGIDGYHWSLRGNKVQQPMQCAALLIAGALFSPISAFGSDFSLSADPPSCSPGQSLRWRGGTLRLENDLFTGSDRNYTNGVALTAVSRDLQGELRPECLPQPIGLYARFIGWADPGFWRDTGDQPASQNLVVRFGQSMYTPEDKTRTDLIPDDRPYAGLLYLSLAWNRRIHPQAASYEMLDVRELTLGLIGPWSLAEKSQDLVHRVRGIERFRGWDNQLRNEPAFQMAMERKFKPYTEGAVRPGWGSDVIGSYALRVGNIETAASTGVEFRAGWNIPNDFGSYPIRPGAENRPPSGVADLRTTTPQSVLAPKPGAHVFLNLEGKAVAWDFSLDGNMFRNSHHVSRRPWVAQAALGISSQWIVAGRGVRLAVMRVWRTREFDQQAGYHAFGSIALSLEF